One window from the genome of Nicotiana sylvestris chromosome 9, ASM39365v2, whole genome shotgun sequence encodes:
- the LOC138878725 gene encoding uncharacterized protein, producing MLTTWNIRGLNKIPKQKEVKRFIRSNKVKMIALLEHKIKEQKALQIIRRITPGWACITNYEYSNRGRIWILWDISEIDCVELGKSSQYIHTIIQIKSMSMRFNLTAIYGLHTVEERRGLWNDLNNWSKVQQGPWLVMGDYNAIRAGIDRALGNAEWMMQMPHLEVRVMDPGCSDHSPLCMNFEDTEDKGPKPFKFLNHLAKHKEFLVKVKEAWQKRNERNIMKDVWCRLKQVKQAMKSLNRAEYNAIGDKIQQCRQHLSELQEQMRDSGQPEDVIIDEKNTKAQLEKWLGWKKVS from the exons ATGCTTACTACATGGAACATTAGGGGTTTGAACAAGATCCCTAAGCAGAAAGAGGTCAAGAGGTTCATAAGaagtaataaagtaaaaatgataGCACTACTAGAACACAAAATAAAGGAGCAGAAGGCATTACAAATAATAAGGAGAATCACTCCAGGCTGGGCTTGTATTACCAATTATGAGTATAGTAATAGAGGAAGAATTTGGATTCTCTGGGACATCAGTGAGATAGACTGTGTGGAGTTGGGGAAGTCCTCCCAATACATTCACACTATAATACAAATAAAGAGTATGAGCATGAGATTTAACCTTACTGCAATATATGGGCTTCATACAGTAGAGGAAAGGAGAGGCTTATGGAATGATTTGAATAATTGGAGCAAAGTACAGCAAGGGCCATGGTTGGTAATGGGAGACTACAATGCCATTAGAGCAGG AATAGATAGAGCCTTGGGGAATGCTGAATGGATGATGCAAATGCCACATTTAGAAGTAAGGGTAATGGATCCAGGTTGTTCTGACCATTCTCCTCTGTGTATGAATTTTGAAGATACTGAGGATAAAGGTCCAAAGCCTTTTAAATTCCTAAACCATCTTGCTAAGCATAAAGAGTTTCTGGTAAAAGTTAAAGAAGCATGGCAAAAGAGAAATGAGAGGAATATCATGAAGGATGTATGGTGCAGACTCAAACAAGTGAAGCAAGCTATGAAAAGTTTGAATAGAGCAGAGTATAATGCAATAGGGGACAAGATACAACAGTGCAGACAACATCTCAGTGAACTACAAGAACAAATGAGAGACTCTGGACAACCTGAAGATGTGATAATAGATGAAAAGAACACAAAGGCTCAACTAGAGAAAtggcttgggtggaagaaagtaTCATGA